The Coffea arabica cultivar ET-39 chromosome 2c, Coffea Arabica ET-39 HiFi, whole genome shotgun sequence genome includes the window TAAAGTTTTTCCTCGAGTGTGCTATCAGAAGTAAGATTTCTAAGATTCAGGAGTGAGCCATACAAGTTCTTGCACAAATTTGCTCTCTCATTGTAATGCAAACCAATACATGAACAATTTCTTATACACGTTTTCTCACACTCACTCCTGGTTCCAGTAAATGACAACACCACTGCTCCCTCATAGCTCACCACACCTGCATCCTCAAAACCATCATTCTTACCACAAACATCACCACTTTGGCGGCGACAACCATTGGAAAAGTCCCCTGCATCCCATGAAACATCATCTACTGGCTTAAACCCCATCAAGCAGCTACATGGACTTAACAATTTAGCATTACAGAACCCAAAATTCCCACACAATGCATAAACTCTACACAAATTTTCAGGCTGTGACCAGAACATGTTCCAATACTCACTCTGAGGGGACCACGTGAATTGCTTCAATTGGCCAGTGTGGTCCACCTGGAACCTAGTAAGAGGTGGACTCAAACCATTATCCAATGATACCTCAGTATATCCAAAAGATGCCATAGGAGTAAAGGGGTTGCCAAAATGAAACCTATAAATGTAAGGAACAGTCATTTCCGGCACCCCGGAAAATGCATTTCCAGTCCAATTCCCAGTTGACCAATAAATATTAGTACTATTGTTATCATTACTAGTATATACAAGAGCAATCTCACCGTAATCAAGTGGCATCAATCTCAGGGAATACTTCCCAGGTGATGGATCATTGGAACTCTTCCAACAAGTCAGCCACTGGTCGGCTGTCAAGTTCATGCCAGGAAGCCACGTGTCAGTTGGATAATCAAAGCTTTGCCAAACTTTGTCACCATTACTCGAGTAAAGCACTAAATTTCCCTGCTCCAGAAGCCTCGCCTTGATTGCTTTCTCAAGATTGTCACTTTCCCAAATAATGGTTCTTGAATCTTCTTCCTTCAGAGCTAACTTCCCATCCTGAGTGATTTCCACACTAGCTGAAGTTAAATTCTTGATGGGATTTTCCCTGTTTGCAACCCAAACATAAGTCGGGGTCGCAATTGAAGCATACCATATCCCCAAGTACCATTTGGACTCATCATCAGTACCGAAAAATCCCAACTCAAATGTCCTGTTCTCGCTGAAAATTGTGGTATTTCCAGCAAGTACAAGACGGGATCTTTGCAAAGACTCTAACTTTGTGCTATCTTTTAACCTTCCCCTAAATTCTTGGCTGGTTTTAGATAAATGGGACGGCTTTACAttctgttttcttgattttagtagTTCTGCAGTGGTGTTGAGGGTAAATGCTGTTGAAATCAGAAGCAAAGGAAGTATGAGAGATAAAGTTGGCATTTTTTTGCGAATTTTAGTATGATTACGCGTTAATTCAAGAAGCATTCTTGGAGTTGAAATGcactgaattaattgactgactGGGAAGCTTTGCTCAATTACTCAAGCTGCAGCAGATTACGAAGTGGGTATGTGCAGACTGCAGAGTTGAAGAGGAGGAGGGAGCATGGGGGAAAGTAATAAGGAAGGGAAAGAGCAGAGAGTGTTTTGTCTCTGATATCTATCTGAAAAAGCTACCACAGTTGGACAAAGACTGGTGGTACTATACTAGTGGAGCTACAAAAATGCCCTCTAAAATCACGGGGCCTTGTACATTAATGCACTTTTTTTTGGCTATGCTAGAAGGGTGGAAATTTTACTAGAACAATAAACGAATTATGGACATGATTATAGCTCATAAAATTACGTGGTATTAACATTTATTCGTCCCAAATTATACTTGAAAGCATGGCTTGTACGATGAAACTGTAAGTTGAGGAAAAGATGTTTTTGTTATCTCATTAATTTACTCGGACTGAAATTTGAAGAATTATACCTATGATAATTAAAATTTATCAAGCAAGACTCACTCTctgagtgtgtttggatccAAGTTATTTgttcaaatatatttgcttacatcatcattacaatttctaatacacttttttatcttctcaattatctttttatctcacatacatcacatcacaaaaagtggtacagtaaaaatatctcaaataacttacaatccaaacacactctttATTAAGTTTAGATTTCAAATATTGTGCACAAACAATTAAGAATAGAACGAAAGAATACGATAAATAgaaggatttaaaaaaaaaagaaaag containing:
- the LOC140035451 gene encoding G-type lectin S-receptor-like serine/threonine-protein kinase SD2-2, whose product is MLLELTRNHTKIRKKMPTLSLILPLLLISTAFTLNTTAELLKSRKQNVKPSHLSKTSQEFRGRLKDSTKLESLQRSRLVLAGNTTIFSENRTFELGFFGTDDESKWYLGIWYASIATPTYVWVANRENPIKNLTSASVEITQDGKLALKEEDSRTIIWESDNLEKAIKARLLEQGNLVLYSSNGDKVWQSFDYPTDTWLPGMNLTADQWLTCWKSSNDPSPGKYSLRLMPLDYGEIALVYTSNDNNSTNIYWSTGNWTGNAFSGVPEMTVPYIYRFHFGNPFTPMASFGYTEVSLDNGLSPPLTRFQVDHTGQLKQFTWSPQSEYWNMFWSQPENLCRVYALCGNFGFCNAKLLSPCSCLMGFKPVDDVSWDAGDFSNGCRRQSGDVCGKNDGFEDAGVVSYEGAVVLSFTGTRSECEKTCIRNCSCIGLHYNERANLCKNLYGSLLNLRNLTSDSTLEEKLYLRVPGNNAEVKNKMKLVLLEAICGFLVILVIGVIVLLFLRRRRRIKKRRQEEEGVFPVTNLKVFSYKELHAATRGFSDKLGHGGFGAVFQGELSDSTLVAVKRLEKPGGGEKEFRAEVCTIGNIQHVNLVRLRGFCSENSHRLLVYDFMPNGPLSVYLKRDGKNLSWDARFRIAIGTARGIAYLHEECRNCIIHCDIKPENILLDEDFSAKVSDFGLAKLIGRDFSRVLATMRGTWGYVAPEWISGVAITTKADVYSYGMTLLELLGGRRNVEGPPSAGGGEGVGTEKWFFPPWAAREIIEGNVAAVVDVRLGNIYNTAEAQRAALVAVWCIQDDESIRPTMGMVVKMLEGVVEVTVPPPPKLLQALVSGESFHGVGVDSSSKVYNDDGGISDDNGQLSMNSKDSRSSV